The following proteins are encoded in a genomic region of Zea mays cultivar B73 chromosome 9, Zm-B73-REFERENCE-NAM-5.0, whole genome shotgun sequence:
- the LOC100274815 gene encoding ACT domain-containing protein ACR8, which yields MERYNPSEVYELFVRHMNNPRVVVDNGACATATLVQVHSARKHGVLLDAVAALSDHGVCVRKGYISSDDGRWFMDVFHVVDAAGGKVADAGALLARLESSLSADALPPRPPPAAAGAGTPTLLELVGADRPGLLSEVFAVLHDLRCGTVDARAWTHAGRVAALVFVRDEETGSPIDDAARVRRVESRLRHVLRGGALGARMVRADASAVNMDRRLHQLLNEDGEAGSRADRAESEAEAPTPTAVAVQDWVERGYSVVTVSCRDRPKLLFDVVCTLTDLDYVVYHGTFHTDDDHARQEFYIRRLDERPISSATERRRVIQCLEAAIERRASEGVRLELRITDRRGLLAYVTRVFRENSLSVTHAEITTRGDMAMNVFHVTDVAGRPADPKTIDEVIQRIGTESLRVDEERWPRLCSTEGDAGRGGGGAGIFSLGSLVKKNLVSLGLIRSCS from the exons ATGGAGCGGTACAACCCCTCCGAGGTGTACGAGCTCTTCGTGCGCCACATGAACAACCCGAG GGTGGTGGTGGACAACGGCGCGTGCGCGACGGCGACGCTGGTGCAGGTGCACAGCGCGAGGAAGCACGGCGTGCTGCTCGACGCGGTGGCGGCCCTGTCCGACCACGGCGTCTGCGTCCGCAAAGGCTACATCTCCTCCGACGACGGCCGCTGGTTCATGGACGTCTTCCACGTCGTCGACGCCGCGGGCGGCAAGGTGGCCGACGCCGGCGCCCTGCTGGCGCGCCTCGAGTCCTCGCTCTCCGCCGACGCATTGCCGCCccgcccgccgcccgccgccgCGGGGGCCGGGACGCCCACCCTGCTCGAGCTCGTCGGCGCCGACCGCCCGGGCCTCCTCTCCGAGGTCTTCGCCGTGCTGCACGACCTCCGCTGCGGCACCGTCGACGCCAGGGCCTGGACGCACGCCGGCCGCGTCGCCGCGCTCGTGTTCGTGCGCGACGAGGAGACCGGCTCGCCGATCGACGACGCGGCGCGGGTCAGGCGCGTGGAGTCCAGGCTCCGGCACGTCCTCCGCGGCGGCGCGCTCGGCGCGAGGATGGTCCGGGCAGACGCCTCCGCCGTCAACATGGACCGGAGGCTCCACCAGCTTCTCAACGAGGACGGGGAGGCCGGGAGCCGCGCCGACCGGGCGGAGTCGGAGGCGGAGGCGCCCACGCCCACAGCGGTCGCCGTGCAGGATTGGGTGGAGAGGGGGTACTCGGTGGTGACAGTGAGCTGCCGCGACCGGCCCAAGCTGCTCTTCGACGTCGTCTGCACCTTGACAGACTTGGATTACGTGGTGTACCACGGCACGTTCCACACAGACGACGATCACGCCCGCCAG GAGTTCTACATCAGGCGGTTGGACGAGCGGCCAATTAGCTCGGCGACCGAGAGGCGGCGCGTGATCCAATGCTTGGAAGCGGCCATCGAGAGGCGCGCATCCGAG GGAGTGAGGCTGGAGCTGCGCATCACCGACCGCCGCGGGCTGCTCGCCTACGTCACGCGTGTGTTCAGGGAGAACAGCCTCTCGGTCACGCACGCCGAGATCACCACCAGGGGCGACATGGCCATGAACGTGTTCCACGTCACCGACGTGGCCGGCCGACCCGCGGACCCCAAGACCATCGACGAGGTGATCCAGAGGATCGGCACGGAGAGCCTCCGGGTGGACGAGGAGCGGTGGCCGCGCCTGTGCTCGACGGAGGGCGACGctggccgcggcggcggcggtgcgGGGATCTTCTCGCTCGGGAGCCTTGTCAAGAAGAACCTGGTCAGTCTTGGCCTCATAAGATCCTGCTCGTGA